The window attggatcaatttcatacactattataaaatacatccattttttttttattttgcaccaattgcatatcaatttgttctaaaaaatgatataatgttttttgtaatttaataataaaactggagactaatatttataaattcggtgatttttgtcttattcgtacaaaagacagtatattttttccacatcccaacatatgtttgtgatttgtatCAACgtatgtgtgaagtgtagatgacaagattcatgaccgagaagacatattgacaaaattacgcctgacccaaaacattaggggtatttttgcaccttaacccttctttttggactaaacaatttttttttggggggATGAgggggggcaaatgccccctttgacccccGACATCCGCTCCTGTCTATTCTTGTTCATCAAATTCAAGTTCGTTTTTCCAACTCTCTATGTGATATGGAAAATGAAAGTCATACATTAGTAGATCTACTACCATTTTAAGATGAAATTTGGCTTGGTCACCTTTTGGAACTGATGAATCAACTTTTTTTTCCCTTTATAAAATCGATTTTTCCCAGGTGAAGGATTGTAGTAACAAAAAATGTTTGAGACATACTAATCTCATTATcacaatttttattaatattattaatattttactatGTTATAAAGTGTTAGAATTATTCGGTTAATGGGCCGAATAATTAATCCGTTGGAAATGGGCCAAGTCCATCTATTTTGCATTGATAGTTTTGGAGCTTGCACTCTTGCGATATACATATGTTTGAGCTTTAGATGTAACTAGGTCTCATTAAATTTGAGAGTAAGAACTTAAtagtaaatgataaaatttcCTTACTATTGTATTAACTTTCTGATTACTAATTAATTATGCGATCCTCCTCGCCCGTAGATGTAGGAAATatgttatattttaaaaaaaaaattgtcaaatGTGATgtgaatgaaaaagaaaataagataTTATTATCAAATTTAACATTTAACATTTAACATTTGTACAGAATCCCGTAATTGAATCACGGGGTTTTTTACATTTGAAATCGGTATTTTAAACATGTCAATTCATATACCTAATGAATCCAGTATCAGATGTTTCGAACACTGGTTTCATACAATAAAATAGAATGTCGTGTTTATGGTAATTCAGTTATTGCTAATGCTTATTTTGTTTCAATCCCAAGAGAAGACTAAGGTTTACTTAATGCTgtgaaaataacaaaaaataaaataaaaacctttAACTCAGaaaaaaattttatttatcttttctatttatatattaaaatatctAGAACATATGATTTTATCCTCCAAAAAATCATCCCATAGGGTCAACAATCTTCATACAGTTTTTAATATCTATCTTAATAGAACGATTTTCTATTTTCCGAAGCAAACTGTTTGATTTCTGCTGTATACAAACCAAAAGCTATACACAAGTTAATATCTTATGGTGAATACAATGTGATCCAGTATCAAACCTCATACGCTATTTCTCTACTTCTTCGACTCCAAAATCCCAAATCTCACTATCTATTAGTTTCTATCAATACAATGTATCGACTAGACTATCGAGACAACTAAATCACGGTGATACATGAACAGCCTTAGACTAGTGTAAACGTACAGGTGATAACAAGTATGACAGCGAAGCAATGATAAGCAAAACTTGGATCCTCAACTGATCTGAAACATCTGCAACTTGTGATCGACTTCTCAATGCCCCTTTTTTCTTCAACATATCTAGCACTCTAGCACACAAAGCACGAACCAACATGATTCAGGAAAGCTTCAGCCCTTTAACTGCTGCAGCAAAAATCTGGAGATCATTGTCAAAGAATTGAGCAATCAGGcgcatataaaaaaaaaaaaagtttaacattaatctattttttctttcaaaaagcGCTAATTGTTATCTGAACAAAGTTCACACCTTAGGAGAAGCTCCAACAGTCTGTTTCCTATCAGCACGAGTTCGATTATGGCTACTTGCTCCCGGATCCTAGATGTGATGGCTTCGCTCAGCAGCATTTAGCGCTGAAGATTCATCATTAGGAACTTCATCTAAGCTATCCCGTGGTTTGCTTTTTACTTGGTCACTGCTTCTGGGATTAGAACTGTTATTCTGTGTATTATTTGTTAGGCGATtttgatcattcttactgaacTGGGTAGCTGCTGCACGAGCACCAGCAATTGCTGCACTAAGACTTGATGATTTCTCCACTTGAGATGATTTATGAGGTGATGTCTTGGATATAGACCCGGGTTCTAAGGAAAAAGGATCACAAGGATTTGGAAGGGGAAATCTTACTGGCATTGGACCTTTCACTAGGGTCAGACCTCTAACTGCAGCCTCCTGTATCTGTCAAAGGTACAAACCTTGCATGAATATCAAACATGCACAACATCATATGAATAACTAGATGCaaatttattcattttacaGCACATACCTTCCTTCCCAAATTATAAACACCTTTGAAGCCTCGCATCTcaaaagatcaattttaatgGAAACCTCTCCTTGTCTACGAAATCAATGCAGCATCTTTAGCCAAAAAAAACACCCATTATTATGCATTCTACTGTGGAATAATGCTGACAAACAAGAATTAGTCAAATGGAGCTAGCCCCTGCATTAGAAACATTAAACTACCAATAAATGAGAAAAAAGAAGGTAATGAATACCAGTAGAAGAAGGTCATAAAGCACCCATGTTTAGAAACATGTAATGACTCAGAGAAGCATCAAGCCAGGATAACACATTTCATGAACACAATTCATCTAGATGAAACAAACCAAGTACCTAAAAGTCTTGAAACAGGATAATGTTCAGGAAACTTAATATCAGTAATTCCATTCACTGCATAGATTTCCCTGTAGAAATCCTCCGTTGCTTTAATTGTAGCTTCCTCTGGAACTTTACTTGCAGCATGAATCCACAGGCGGCCTTCAAAAAAACAAGACATGATAATTCATAATAAGTAACATATTTGGTCATAAGAAAAGGAGAATATGAAGAAAAGTGCACTTAttttttagccttagttaagtaAATTGAAAATGTTCTAGACTTGCCTCTGAAGCAAGCACTAGAGCGCTAGGAGAGTCTTTTAACAAACCTTGGTCAGTTTTAGCtctcaatttaaaaatttatgcacATAAATTGGAAGTTTTGAGTCTACAATGCAACTTACTTTACTCCATTCGAAACTTTTAATGGAATCCATGACAATTTGGGCCTTGGCTATCAATTTGAAGTTCTCATACGGAATTTCACTTAATGGTTTTAATGGAACTCATAACCATTCATGCTGTTTATTTTGGTCAATAAAGCAAAAAATTTGCGCCAAGAAAATCAAATAACTACTGAACTGTTACAACCGACTTGATAGAACTCAAATTCTAAATAACCAAACAACAAAACAGAAAAGAAGCACAACAAAAGAATAATAGAGAAACAGAACAAAGAGTGCagatattattaatatatcaaTATAGATGAAACAAGAACAATAGCAATGCTCCAAGGATGATTCTTCCCTCTCTCTTAGCAAAAGCTAGAGCCAAACAAAATAGAAGCATCTCTCAAGGATGATTCTTCCCTTCCTTCTCTCTGTACAGCCAACCCTTACAACTAACAAATTGTACCAGCACTCTCTCCCCCCCAGCACCAACTCAATTATTCCCTCCACTTGTCTCTTCCAAGAATAATCATTACCCTCCTTAGGGCCATGGGATACATAGGCTAAGGGTTTCCACTAGTGATGGGCTCTCCCTCTCTATCATTATACAATTTACACTAAAACAAACTCTACTACCACTCTATTTTTATGAATTGCACTTATTCTACTAAGACAGCTAAATCTCTATGTCATCTGTACGCAACCCTATTTATCTTGCATTTCCTAAGCACCTGCAACCATATATTCTTTGGAAAAGGAGACCAAAATTGATGATACGCGAAGCTGACTGGGCCGAATCTAAGACGCGGGCCCAATCTAAGATAACTTAAGCCCACACCTCAAGTTAAACGGGCTCCTAATAAAGGGCTAACCGAACTCAAGTAGATTCCTAATAAAACACTAACTGCCCACTCAGGGAAACAGTTATAAAGGACCACGCACATGGCCACGTAGGAGGGGTGAATAGGAGGAGTAACCACCAAAGGCGGTTACCTTGAGATGCCTATAAAAGAAATAGGGAAGCCCAGAAGAGAGGTAGCTTCATTTTTTAAACCTAATGGGTTCATCGATCTACTAAATTTCCccaaaactgacttgatcgtcggagagttttcccggagatcctgtctccggttttgttttgcaggtaattaCAACGAGGATTATCCAATCAAATTCgccaagttatcaattggtgcggtgaaggtggagcctttttttaccaacatctggttaaaggtacaccaagaacatgtcagaaccatcacgaacaaccggagttacaaccagatcaaccaGTGCgaactcaaggggtccacggactgtgagttcgcagcctgcgagtacacagcctgtggtacCCAGCTCATCGAATCCTTCGGGACGGTTGAGCCCATTATTGGAGGTCCaggtgcaaactgagatggagatgtcgaatagtgagttcgtacaaatggcaggacaagtcttggctgcGAATATGAGCCAAACGGCtggggatcgaatgattagtttattaACTGCAGTCGCTGATCGCAATACAGCCGtagcggctgctcctcaagaacccgTTGTCACCACAACACAACCATCAACGATTCCTACCGTATCTATGCTTCCGCAGTCATCTCGAGAGACAAATCGGGTGGGTCAGAGTAGCCGCATGACACCATATAGCAATCCAGGCAACTACTCATACCAAGATCCTAATATGGCGACCCATTCGACCTGGCAGGCATCCCAACCAATGTCAGGAATGCAAGGGTTTTTTCCGCTACAACAAACGGAACCCTTTGTTCACAgacattcagagttgatgacatCTGGAGCGAATATGTCTGGGCGGGAACACACCTGGaattttgatcctataactggacaACGGTTAGAACCACAACGAGAACAAGTGTCAACACAATATGGGAGGTGGATATcgcccagaattcaccagcagcgaaTGGAAGAAACTCAGCGGGAACCCCATACTGAATTGGAGGATCAAATGCGaaacatgatggagcgaatggggtataCCCCTAGGGCAAGAGCAGttgtgcagagtgattcgccttttgccccatcgttgcgggaatttattccagatcacagaataaagGCACCGGCGATGCCTAAATATTATGGGGATCCGAACtctgaccctgaggcgcatgtcaggaactatagagagATAATGGATGTTGTAGGAGCAAGCGAAAGTATAATTTGTCGActgttctcgaccactttgggcggagcagcatccgattggttTCGATCTCTACCTAccgaatctattcacaactggactcagtacagtcgtgatttctgtgcaaagttcgtgggttgtaaagcagcggatgtgacggacaGACAACTAaaagagatcaaacagagaaattataCTTCGCTGCGGGAATTTGTCGtggcatttaatgatattctggtgcgattgcagaatCCAGATATCGTAAGCATTCGCAACATaatggcagatggaaccacagactggagcatgcgggaggaaatcattcgCAATAAGCCACGCACGGTGGCCGAACtgatgaagatagcaaaggaattcatggaggtggatgatGTTAACAGGGAACATAGAGCTCAGACCAGGCGAGAgagagatgctgctagatccacttcagacaatcggcgccatcaaaatcaaacccaatccaagggtaattttgtccgaaaaggcgatcgctcctttcaagggggggggggggggaacatcaaacaccattgaacacgactcgccatgaggtgttactttggattgaaaagaaCCCCTTAAAGAAAGATGTGCAGTTTCCCGAGgcaaaaggtcgaaccagtttggggcgatatcctaatAAATACTGCAGAttccacaggttgaatggccatgacacgaatGATTGCTACGAATTGAAAAGGGAGATTGAAAAGTTGATTGAGAAGGGAAAGCTAAGTCAATTTGTTGGAAAGGAAGCGATTGATGACAAGGCAATAGTCCCACGTGAGACAGAAGCAAGACCatagaagaagcagaaaaaggggGTGATTAACGTAATAGCTGGCGGAATCTATGCGCCCccaacaaaaagagctcgccgtgaacagcgaaagaGCAACACAAGTAGGGGAGATGCCCTCAATTATCCATTTGCGCGAATCatggagccgcatgcggatgcatTGGTGATCACAgtggccattgaaggatgggacatcAAGCGGGTCCTTGTAGAtacgggcagttcttgcaatgttgTTACTCAAACTGCATTCAACCAGTTGGGGATTCATGATGAGCGAGTAGAACATActttcatggatgtaactggttttggaggtcaatcatctcaaacaagtggacaggttgtGCTAGaaacagaaatgggcgataagaaccTAAAGTGGAGAGGTGATCTGGAATTTGCAATTGTTGATCTTCCGTTGGCCTATaatataattctggggcgtccgttcctatcggaaacaGAATCGCTCATTTcgatgaagcatttgacattgcacCTGCCTACACATCAAGGGCGAGTGATTATTGAGGGTGATCAGCTTACatctcaacaagcttatacaATGTCGCTTGAAATGAAGCCTGAcgaagaggataaagttgacGAGAAGTTGCCGGCTGAGGCGTTAGGAGAAACAGAGCTGTTTGCCATTTCAGATGACAAGAAAGTAAGgatagcggcaggactcccagaagaaatgaagaaggccattaccgaagtgttgatccaatgcgagtcggcattcgccgctccggATGAAATACTGAAAGGGATAAGTCCAGAAATAGCAACACATCGATTGAATGTGGATAAAAGTGCAACCCCGGTGCGGCAGAAAAAGAGGGGGCAtgctccagagcggcagaaggcgattgaaaaagcagtagcagatttgctaaaatcagatgcaatccGAGAGGTCACttatccggaatggctagccaatgtagTGCTGGTTAAGAAGCCAAATGGAACATACATAATGTGTGTAGACTTCAAGGATTTGAATAAAGCTTGTctgaaggatatgtatccgctacctaacattgatatactggtagatgggactgcgggattCGAAGCTTTGTcattcaccgatgtgaaatccagctaccaccagataccaatggagaaagcggatgagatcaag is drawn from Euphorbia lathyris chromosome 9, ddEupLath1.1, whole genome shotgun sequence and contains these coding sequences:
- the LOC136206692 gene encoding uncharacterized protein, which codes for MRGFKGVYNLGRKIQEAAVRGLTLVKGPMPVRFPLPNPCDPFSLEPGSISKTSPHKSSQVEKSSSLSAAIAGARAAATQFSKNDQNRLTNNTQNNSSNPRSSDQVKSKPRDSLDEVPNDESSALNAAERSHHI